The following coding sequences are from one Arthrobacter sp. PvP023 window:
- a CDS encoding helix-turn-helix transcriptional regulator → MPTRPHQSSQEQTLRWAERRAIVGARIRELRLEQALSQEALALESGLSRNMIIGIEWGKKSVAYERLWDIADVLDVPVTALLVPPDSAARNTPYRGGRRPMGR, encoded by the coding sequence ATGCCCACTCGCCCGCACCAGTCCTCCCAGGAGCAGACACTCCGGTGGGCTGAACGTAGGGCAATCGTCGGGGCGCGGATACGAGAGCTAAGACTTGAGCAGGCACTCTCCCAAGAAGCTTTGGCCTTGGAGTCCGGGTTGAGCCGGAACATGATCATCGGGATCGAGTGGGGCAAGAAGAGCGTGGCCTACGAGCGACTTTGGGATATTGCCGATGTGCTCGACGTACCAGTGACCGCGCTACTTGTCCCGCCAGATTCGGCAGCAAGGAACACGCCCTATCGCGGCGGTCGGCGACCGATGGGCCGGTAG
- a CDS encoding HNH endonuclease: MADRVAAGNYAATRGMSCSFARFTDEEVARMREMIAEGMKQREIAALFECSQSYISAIARGKIRAHPTSEPSPAILAQREREARASANRQRIDEIISVVHPDDEIVGEEWRPTPFEGYMVSSLGRVRGRTMIILKLFIREGDYAIVHCGNRNPQAVHILVCEAWHGPRPAPGMHAAHRNGDSMDNSPENLRWATPLENIGQDRLRHGTVLRGADANGAKLTQEQVNAIRAQLPGTRGIIARLAREYGVVHGTIRAIRDNLTWRELNP; this comes from the coding sequence ATGGCAGACAGGGTGGCCGCCGGCAACTATGCCGCTACTCGGGGCATGAGCTGTTCATTCGCCAGATTCACCGACGAAGAAGTCGCCCGCATGCGTGAAATGATCGCGGAAGGAATGAAGCAGCGCGAGATTGCTGCGCTCTTCGAGTGTTCCCAGTCGTACATCTCTGCGATCGCGCGAGGAAAAATCCGCGCCCACCCGACCAGCGAGCCATCGCCGGCGATCCTCGCCCAACGGGAGCGGGAGGCCAGGGCCAGTGCCAACCGGCAGAGAATCGATGAGATCATCTCTGTCGTCCACCCGGACGATGAAATCGTCGGCGAGGAATGGCGGCCAACACCGTTCGAGGGCTACATGGTCAGCTCCCTCGGCAGAGTCCGCGGGAGGACGATGATTATCCTCAAACTGTTCATCAGGGAGGGAGATTACGCTATCGTCCACTGCGGAAATCGGAATCCCCAAGCGGTGCACATCTTAGTCTGCGAGGCGTGGCACGGTCCCCGGCCGGCGCCAGGAATGCATGCCGCCCACCGGAACGGGGATTCGATGGACAACAGCCCCGAGAATCTTCGTTGGGCAACACCACTGGAGAACATCGGGCAGGACAGGTTACGGCATGGGACGGTCCTTCGAGGTGCCGACGCTAACGGAGCAAAGCTGACGCAGGAACAAGTCAACGCCATTCGCGCCCAACTACCGGGTACGCGGGGAATAATAGCCCGTCTGGCCAGAGAATACGGCGTGGTCCATGGCACCATAAGGGCCATCCGGGACAACCTCACCTGGCGAGAACTAAACCCATAG
- a CDS encoding endonuclease VII domain-containing protein, translating into MADFFARGVALVMCTSCTVASVDPLLAVRIRQRYGITAVEYAAMLLDQHNLCAVCEKLRPLHVDHCHITGKVRGLVCRPCNTGMGMFNDDADRLLAAAEYITYHKDMMD; encoded by the coding sequence ATGGCCGACTTCTTTGCCCGTGGCGTAGCGCTGGTCATGTGCACGAGCTGCACAGTGGCCAGTGTGGACCCGTTGCTTGCCGTCCGCATTCGCCAGCGCTACGGCATCACGGCCGTCGAGTATGCGGCGATGCTCCTGGACCAGCACAACCTGTGCGCCGTATGCGAGAAGTTACGCCCACTGCACGTCGATCACTGTCACATTACCGGGAAGGTGCGGGGGCTGGTGTGTAGGCCCTGCAACACTGGCATGGGCATGTTCAATGACGATGCCGACCGGCTGCTAGCCGCAGCGGAGTACATCACCTATCACAAAGACATGATGGACTGA
- a CDS encoding type II secretion system F family protein, protein MAPVLGVALGAGLFLIWWSAWEQPRSARQRPRSSRLQDLLRAAGIENVSGLGLVSTCLGVAAFVSIVFFAGTRSWPISACFGLFGGWLPMAVVRWRARKRSATLRQLWPDVVDHLRSAIRAGLSLPEALIQLGEKGPEELRHVFRDFGADYRAGGQFDPALNRLKERLADPVADRIVEALRLTREVGGSDLGRLLGTLGEFLRESARTRSELEARQSWTVNAARLAVAAPWIVMVLLATRPEAVAAYNTATGAAVLLGGLVVSAICYSVMLRIGALPEDERVLR, encoded by the coding sequence ATGGCACCGGTGCTGGGGGTGGCTCTGGGTGCCGGCTTGTTCCTCATCTGGTGGTCGGCCTGGGAACAGCCCCGGTCCGCCAGGCAGCGTCCACGGTCCAGCCGGCTCCAGGACCTGCTGCGTGCAGCCGGAATTGAAAACGTCTCCGGGCTCGGCCTGGTATCCACCTGTCTTGGCGTGGCAGCATTCGTCAGCATCGTTTTCTTCGCCGGGACAAGGTCCTGGCCCATCTCTGCCTGCTTCGGCCTGTTTGGGGGATGGTTACCGATGGCCGTCGTCAGATGGCGGGCCCGCAAACGCTCGGCCACCCTGCGTCAGTTGTGGCCCGATGTTGTTGACCATCTTCGGTCCGCGATCAGGGCAGGGCTGTCCCTTCCCGAGGCGCTAATCCAGCTGGGTGAGAAGGGACCCGAGGAGCTGCGGCATGTCTTTCGGGATTTTGGGGCCGACTACCGCGCCGGCGGCCAGTTCGATCCAGCCCTCAACAGGCTTAAGGAACGGCTTGCAGACCCTGTCGCCGACCGGATCGTGGAAGCCCTCAGGCTTACGAGGGAGGTGGGCGGCTCCGACCTCGGCCGCCTGCTGGGAACCTTGGGCGAGTTCCTGCGGGAAAGCGCGCGAACCAGAAGTGAGCTGGAGGCCCGGCAGTCCTGGACAGTGAATGCAGCACGGCTTGCAGTAGCGGCACCCTGGATCGTCATGGTGCTGCTGGCCACCCGGCCCGAAGCGGTCGCTGCCTACAACACGGCGACCGGGGCGGCTGTGCTTCTCGGCGGACTGGTGGTTTCCGCCATCTGCTACTCCGTCATGTTGCGGATCGGTGCACTGCCTGAGGACGAAAGGGTCCTGAGATGA
- a CDS encoding type II secretion system F family protein, protein MTSPGAVAVVCGLLLGAGLWLLVVRLPFMRPMSFAERIEPQLKSQNLESKLLLASTDNLTPFGPLERILRPMLKDGLSVLMRFNPGSSALSRRLAQAGVRKSVVDFRAEQLLWAVLGFVLATGLILAGAASGQFNPFLAVVAVLGSALGGFLFRDYWLGAQIKRREKFMMAEFPSLAELMALAVSAGESATGALDRVCRSSHGELAREFELVLGETRAGKPLVEALQRFSARTDLGPLVRFVDGIIVAVERGTPLADVLRAQAQDVRDTAKRDLMESAGKKEIAMMVPLVFGVLPLTVIFAVFPGLAAISLGL, encoded by the coding sequence ATGACGTCGCCCGGCGCTGTTGCCGTTGTCTGCGGACTCCTGCTCGGAGCCGGCCTTTGGCTCCTTGTTGTGCGGTTGCCGTTCATGAGGCCAATGAGCTTTGCCGAACGGATCGAACCGCAACTCAAGTCGCAAAACCTGGAATCCAAGCTGCTGTTGGCTTCCACCGACAACCTCACCCCGTTCGGGCCGCTGGAGCGCATACTTCGCCCGATGCTGAAGGACGGGCTCTCGGTCCTGATGCGATTCAACCCGGGCTCGTCGGCGCTGAGCCGGAGGCTGGCGCAGGCCGGCGTCCGCAAGTCTGTCGTCGACTTCAGGGCCGAGCAACTGCTCTGGGCTGTGCTGGGGTTCGTGCTCGCCACCGGCTTGATCCTGGCCGGAGCCGCATCAGGACAGTTCAATCCTTTCCTCGCCGTCGTCGCCGTTCTGGGCAGTGCCCTCGGAGGGTTCCTCTTCAGGGATTACTGGCTGGGCGCCCAGATCAAGAGGCGGGAAAAGTTCATGATGGCGGAGTTCCCGAGCCTCGCCGAGCTGATGGCACTCGCCGTCAGCGCCGGGGAAAGCGCCACGGGTGCCCTGGACCGCGTCTGCCGCAGCTCACACGGCGAACTCGCCAGGGAATTTGAGCTGGTGCTTGGTGAAACCCGGGCCGGAAAGCCGCTCGTCGAAGCACTACAGAGATTCTCCGCACGGACCGACCTGGGACCTTTGGTGCGTTTCGTAGACGGAATCATCGTGGCAGTTGAACGGGGAACACCTCTGGCAGACGTCCTTCGCGCCCAAGCACAGGATGTCCGTGACACCGCCAAACGCGACCTGATGGAGTCGGCCGGAAAGAAGGAGATAGCCATGATGGTCCCGCTGGTCTTTGGTGTCCTGCCGCTGACCGTCATCTTTGCAGTGTTCCCGGGACTCGCCGCCATCAGCCTCGGACTCTGA
- a CDS encoding TadE family protein → MFFLAVIQLALVLHVRNTLIDAAASGARYGTLADRNAADARDRTGELIGMALNADFARDVSTSEVTYQGIRALEVTVRAPLPVIGLIGPREALEVKGHAAIQP, encoded by the coding sequence ATGTTTTTCCTGGCGGTGATCCAGCTTGCGCTCGTGCTGCACGTACGCAACACCCTGATCGACGCTGCTGCGTCGGGCGCGAGGTACGGCACACTCGCCGACCGGAATGCGGCAGATGCCAGGGACCGCACGGGCGAGCTAATCGGAATGGCGCTCAACGCAGACTTCGCCCGGGACGTGAGCACCTCCGAAGTTACGTACCAGGGCATCCGGGCGCTCGAAGTGACAGTCAGGGCCCCTTTGCCCGTGATAGGTCTGATCGGTCCCCGGGAGGCACTGGAGGTGAAAGGCCATGCTGCCATCCAGCCGTAA
- a CDS encoding pilus assembly protein TadG-related protein: protein MMVLIIGYVLLALLVTTAVMAASSLYLEHKKLLSAADGASVAAADSYTLGQVETDGGSPSAVLSGGRVRSVAADYLSRNGAYGRFDGLAVAPDTGSPDGSTAVVVLSAEVHPPIVNFLIPDGIRIDATSTARSRLVR, encoded by the coding sequence ATGATGGTCCTGATCATCGGCTACGTTCTCCTGGCGCTTCTGGTCACCACCGCAGTGATGGCGGCGTCCTCCCTGTACCTGGAACACAAGAAGCTGTTGTCTGCGGCAGACGGGGCGTCCGTAGCCGCGGCGGACAGCTACACATTGGGCCAGGTCGAGACGGACGGCGGCAGCCCGTCCGCGGTGCTTAGCGGCGGGCGGGTGCGCAGTGTTGCCGCGGACTACTTGAGCCGGAACGGCGCCTACGGCAGGTTCGACGGACTTGCCGTCGCGCCCGATACCGGAAGCCCGGACGGTTCCACCGCCGTCGTTGTCCTGAGTGCCGAGGTGCATCCTCCGATCGTGAACTTCCTTATCCCGGACGGAATCAGGATCGACGCGACATCCACTGCGCGTTCCAGGCTCGTCCGGTAG